The sequence below is a genomic window from Acetivibrio clariflavus DSM 19732.
TATAGGTGTAGCAACCGACAAATGATATCCCTTAATGTCTTTTGACACAACTCTCTCCCAGCCACTTCCCAGTATCAACGGTCTGCTTCGGAATTTAATCTTTCGAAGCTCTTCTTCCACAAAACCGCCGTCATTTGTAAATACAGTTTCTGCGACAATATTGTCGGTAAAATTTTCAAACTCAGCTGCTACAGAGTTTTGATACTCTATAGGAGTTCCATCGGTTATAAACTGTTTTTCCGGAATCAGACCCAAATCATTTGTTAAGAACCTGGAAATCCCCAAGGCATAAATGCTATCGGCAATTGTTACAAATCTCCTCGGCAATAGTCTTGTTTCCAGTATATTATCGGCTGCCCGTTCAAGATAGTAATAATATCTCTCCTCCTGCCTTTGGATGATCTCTTCGACTACTGAAGAGGATATGCCGGAGAACTCAGCCACTGTTCTTAGAAACCTTGCTGTCTCTGTGGGGCCTATCGGCAGGGCCGGATAATGCAAATACGGAGTACCGAATTTTTCTTCAAGTTTTTTTACATTTTTAAGTCCTACCCATGGCGATATGAGCAGATTAAACTGGGCTTTAGGTACTTTATTCAGCGCTTCTATTCCGCCATCATAGCCGAAAATAACGTTCGGTTTTAATCCGATGGATGAAATAAGTCCCTTTAGCTGCTCTATATCTCCCGACCAGAATGTGTTTTGATAAGGAACGACCGACCATATATTTACAAGCCCTTTTTCAACTTCCTTTGCAGGCTTTAAATATTGATCTATAATGGCATCAATGACCAGTTCATGCCCCTCAAGATTGCTGCCTTTAAACCCGCCGGATTCTATATAAACTATGGGCTTTCCCTGCCTTTGGAACTTTCTTGTTATTTCACCTACATCATCTCCCACAATATCAGAGGTACATCCTGTCATTACTACAAACAGATCTCCATCAATAACATTAAAAGTATTACTTATAACCTCACGCAAGCGGTTACTTCCACCAAAAACAACCTCTTGCTCCGAAGCATTTGTGCATGGTATTGCATGCCCCCCGACATATCCTGAGCCCTGGCATCCGTTTTGCATACCCAAAGTAGTCCATAGCTTTGCTCCGCAACCAGGCCCTGCGTGTATTATAGGTACAGCCCTCTTTATAGCCAATACCGATTCAAAGGCTCCCAACATGCATACATGTCTTATTTGCTCAACTACTTGCGGCATTTTTCTTCAACTCCTCATCATTCAAGAATATGAATGGTTCCTGTTCAAACCACCAATCGGTATAGGGAAGCTTAATTCTTTTGGATAGATTACGGGCAAAACTGTTATTGGTAAGTATATCTATAATGCGGTATCCGAAATCTATAGTTCCCTTATATCCAAAGGCACTGTATTCATCACTTACCATTATGGTTGGGATACCCATTTTTGTAGCCCAGACAGATAATCCCGGGTGTCTTCCAATGTATATATCCGGTTTTAATTTATTCAGCAAATTCAATACTTCATGGTTTTGCTGGTCACTGACACTTGCGGGTATATCCCTTTCTTTTTTTGCAAGCTCCATCGTACAATGAGGTAAACCGCCATGGTCATGCTGGGGATCGAAATGCCATGCCATTCCCCATACAACCTCCATGCCAAAATCCTCTAAAAGCCTTATATAATTATGGGAAAAACTTGGCCCCATGCCGACAACTACTCTTTTTCCCTTAAGCTTTGATTTTATTTCATCCAGCTCAGGTTTGATCAGTATTTTCTGCTTAGCAATGTAATCTTCTACTTCCTTTTCCTTTCCTAAAACTTTTCCCAGGTTTCTCAGCCAGTTATCAATACCGGAAATTCCATGGGGCTGAAGGGTTGTTACATAAGGTACTCCAAATTTTTGCTCCAACCCATTGCCAAAGTATCCCCCTAAAGTGCCACAAATACTGATTGTTGCCCCAGCCTCCGACATTCTTGAAATTTGATCTATAGTGCTATAGGGGATACCAAACTGGGGTACAAGGCCAAGTTCTGCAAACATTTCCTTAACATATTCCCTGGCACTGGCAGTAAAGTTAATTACATTTACCATTTCAGGGCGTTTTTTCTCCGGCGGCTTAACTATACGTGTAAGCAGAGCATGAAATACTGCATCAAAACCCGTTGCCCAAATCTGTGACCTGAACCCCTCACAAAATACAGGCACAACAGGTATTCCCAAGTCTTCTTCCTCTTCCCGTAAAATACTTTCCACGTTATCACCGATTATCCCGGAAGCACAGGATGTAGTAACAAAAATCGCTTTAGGATTAAATCTCCTGTATGCTTCACGAATACCTTCCTTAAGTAACTTCCCTCCTCCAAATACTGTCGCTGACTCGGTCATGTTTGTATTTATTATGCGAACATTTCTTTTTTCCCAATTTCTTATATTCTGTCCCCATCTAAAACCGGTGTTTGCACCGATAACATCGGCAGCACAACCTATAGGTGCATGATTTACTACTGCTGCATCAAGTATTGTAGACAAATGCCCCTGAGCACAACCCGAACTGCAATTTGCAGCCTGGCTGAATTCTCTCCTGGCATTTTTCAAACAACCTGACTGAGATTTATTGGCCAGATCCTTTATACTTCCCTGATACCCAACAACCGACTTCAATCTTTTTTCTCTGATTACTGCTTCTGAACGTCTTAAATTAATTGCCATTTTTACTCCTCCTTCCAGAACCTATTAATTCCCTAAGCATCCAGTATTCCGTACTCCATAAGAATCTCTTCCAGCCTTTCCTGCTTCATTGGTTTTGGAATGACAAACATATCATTTTCATCTACTGCAGTTGCCAATCCCCTATAAACATCAGCCTGAGGGTGAGACGGATCAAATTCAATAACGGTTTTTTTATTTATTTCCGCCCTCTGAACCACATTATCTCTCGGAACAAAATATATCAACTGGCTTCCGAGTTCTTTCGCAAAGGCTTCCAAAAGCTCTTTTTCTCCATCTACCTTCCTGCTGTTGCAAATTATGCCGCCAAGCCTGGTTCCTCCGGAAGTAGCATACTTCTGAATACCTTTGCAGATATTATTTGCCGCATACAACGCCATCATTTCTCCGCTGGCAACAATATATATTTCCTG
It includes:
- a CDS encoding nitrogenase component 1, giving the protein MPQVVEQIRHVCMLGAFESVLAIKRAVPIIHAGPGCGAKLWTTLGMQNGCQGSGYVGGHAIPCTNASEQEVVFGGSNRLREVISNTFNVIDGDLFVVMTGCTSDIVGDDVGEITRKFQRQGKPIVYIESGGFKGSNLEGHELVIDAIIDQYLKPAKEVEKGLVNIWSVVPYQNTFWSGDIEQLKGLISSIGLKPNVIFGYDGGIEALNKVPKAQFNLLISPWVGLKNVKKLEEKFGTPYLHYPALPIGPTETARFLRTVAEFSGISSSVVEEIIQRQEERYYYYLERAADNILETRLLPRRFVTIADSIYALGISRFLTNDLGLIPEKQFITDGTPIEYQNSVAAEFENFTDNIVAETVFTNDGGFVEEELRKIKFRSRPLILGSGWERVVSKDIKGYHLSVATPICDHMVLSKSYVGYDGGLHLTEDIYSVVLDDFQ
- a CDS encoding nitrogenase component 1, with the translated sequence MAINLRRSEAVIREKRLKSVVGYQGSIKDLANKSQSGCLKNARREFSQAANCSSGCAQGHLSTILDAAVVNHAPIGCAADVIGANTGFRWGQNIRNWEKRNVRIINTNMTESATVFGGGKLLKEGIREAYRRFNPKAIFVTTSCASGIIGDNVESILREEEEDLGIPVVPVFCEGFRSQIWATGFDAVFHALLTRIVKPPEKKRPEMVNVINFTASAREYVKEMFAELGLVPQFGIPYSTIDQISRMSEAGATISICGTLGGYFGNGLEQKFGVPYVTTLQPHGISGIDNWLRNLGKVLGKEKEVEDYIAKQKILIKPELDEIKSKLKGKRVVVGMGPSFSHNYIRLLEDFGMEVVWGMAWHFDPQHDHGGLPHCTMELAKKERDIPASVSDQQNHEVLNLLNKLKPDIYIGRHPGLSVWATKMGIPTIMVSDEYSAFGYKGTIDFGYRIIDILTNNSFARNLSKRIKLPYTDWWFEQEPFIFLNDEELKKNAASS